A single region of the Zygotorulaspora mrakii chromosome 4, complete sequence genome encodes:
- the ASC1 gene encoding 40S ribosomal protein RACK1 (similar to Saccharomyces cerevisiae ASC1 (YMR116C); ancestral locus Anc_2.431) encodes MVKAWNLNQFKIEADFIGHNNYVNTITASPDGSLIASAGKDGEIMLWNLSAKAPMHTFSAQDEVFALAFSPNRYWLSAATSSGIKIFCLDPKSLVDELKPEFAGYTKAAEPHAISLAWSADGQTLFAGYTDNVIRVWQVMTAN; translated from the exons ATGGTTAAG GCATGGAACTTGAACCAATTCAAGATTGAGGCTGATTTCATTGGTCACAACAACTACGTCAACACCATCACTGCTTCCCCAGATGGATCTTTGATCGCTTCTGCTGGTAAAGATGGTGAAATTATGCTATGGAATTTGTCTGCTAAGGCCCCAATGCACACCTTCTCTGCTCAGGATGAAGTCTTCGCTTTGGCTTTCTCACCAAACAGATACTGGTTAAGTGCTGCTACCTCTTCCGGTATCAAGATCTTCTGCCTAGATCCAAAATCTTTGgttgatgaattgaaaccGGAATTCGCTGGTTACACCAAGGCAGCCGAACCACATGCTATCTCCTTGGCTTGGTCCGCTGACGGTCAAACTTTGTTTGCTGGTTACACCGACAACGTCATCAGAGTTTGGCAAGTTATGACTGCTAACTGA
- the MED11 gene encoding Med11p (similar to Saccharomyces cerevisiae MED11 (YMR112C); ancestral locus Anc_2.436), translating to MQPVYVQERLESLSEIDSKLCNLLKIASQVVFTFSELKQGNHDLKPQFEQHVKDFYTDLEGATTNLRKEIKLLDKNVGTRLLPINVNKKATGQDDDKLKEQIALLERVLTEQN from the coding sequence ATGCAGCCAGTGTATGTTCAAGAAAGGTTGGAATCACTTTCAGAGATTGATTCAAAGCTTTGCAACTTATTGAAAATCGCCTCACAAGTTGTATTCACCTTTAGTGAGCTCAAGCAAGGTAACCATGATTTGAAGCCTCAATTCGAACAGCACGTTAAGGATTTCTACACTGATTTGGAGGGAGCAACAACTAACttaagaaaagaaattaaaCTGCTAGACAAAAATGTCGGGACACGTCTGTTGCCAATCAACGTTAATAAAAAAGCCACTGGACAGGACGATGATAAATTAAAAGAGCAAATAGCTCTTCTTGAGAGAGTTCTAACAGAACAGAATTGA
- the FOL3 gene encoding dihydrofolate synthase (similar to Saccharomyces cerevisiae RMA1 (YKL132C) and FOL3 (YMR113W); ancestral locus Anc_2.435), translated as MSINLGLRRVVALLGYLGNPQERLKVLHVAGTNGKGSVCSYLTSILQQHKPSLIGKFTSPHLIHVTDSITINGTPIPWNCYEDIRNHLDTLNNSHSLQCTEFELLTCTALKYFHDVKCDWCVIEVGLGGRLDATNVIPGRCKLACGITKVGLDHESILGNNLAQIAKEKAGIITKGVPFAAVDGSNDISVIKEVKEQCNDKLCELDITEATYADSSVKTKSWEVITPKKLPLNGFYQINNLRVACSMLDNLQQKGHICLSANDIHGGLQNVNWPGRLHELDYCFDSEKKSTVSVLLDGAHNGAAAVELARYLRDKYGDKPLTFVLAVTSGKNLDSLLSPLLRSEDKVITTEFGKVDGMPWIHATPYTELATYIKRKYTKNVETQPLLTKVIPSIVDACHNDGICPIVVCGSLYLCGELLRIHSDNLNS; from the coding sequence ATGAGTATCAATCTGGGGTTGCGAAGAGTTGTGGCACTTCTAGGCTATCTTGGAAATCCTCAGGAGCGTTTGAAGGTGCTACATGTAGCAGGCACCAATGGAAAAGGATCTGTATGTTCTTACCTAACATCGATCCTTCAACAGCACAAACCTAGCCTTATTGGTAAATTCACGAGCCCCCATTTAATACATGTGACGGACTCAATTACAATCAATGGGACACCAATACCATGGAATTGTTATGAGGATATCAGAAATCACCTCGATACATTGAATAATAGTCACAGTCTACAGTGCACGGAATTTGAATTACTTACGTGCACAGCACTAAAATACTTTCATGATGTAAAATGTGATTGGTGCGTTATTGAGGTAGGTCTCGGTGGTAGATTAGATGCTACAAATGTTATTCCGGGACGGTGTAAGTTGGCTTGCGGTATAACAAAGGTAGGGCTCGACCACGAATCGATTCTTGGGAATAATCTGGCACAGATCGCTAAAGAGAAAGCTGGTATTATAACTAAAGGTGTTCCCTTTGCTGCGGTTGATGGATCTAACGATATTTCGGTCATCAAAGAGGTAAAGGAACAATGTAACGATAAATTGTGTGAACTCGACATTACGGAGGCTACCTATGCAGATTCTTCAGTAAAGACGAAATCTTGGGAAGTCATCACTCCGAAAAAACTCCCGCTGAATGGTTTCTATCAAATAAACAATCTTAGGGTTGCTTGTTCTATGTTAGATAATTTACAACAAAAGGGTCATATTTGCCTTTCCGCGAATGACATTCATGGAGGTTTACAAAATGTTAATTGGCCAGGGCGATTGCACGAGTTAGATTACTGCTTCGATTCTGAGAAAAAGTCCACTGTATCTGTGTTACTCGATGGCGCTCACAACGGTGCAGCAGCTGTTGAACTAGCCAGGTATCTACGAGATAAGTACGGCGATAAGCCATTAACTTTCGTTTTAGCAGTAACGTCAGGCAAAAACTTGGATTCATTACTTTCGCCTTTGTTAAGAAGCGAGGACAAGGTAATTACAACagaatttggaaaagtGGACGGTATGCCATGGATACACGCCACACCCTACACTGAATTGGCTACCTATATTAAACGAAAATATACGAAAAACGTGGAGACCCAACCATTATTGACCAAAGTTATACCCTCAATAGTGGACGCGTGCCATAATGATGGCATCTGTCCGATAGTAGTTTGTGGATCTCTATACCTTTGTGGCGAATTGCTTCGAATTCACAGCGATAACCTGAACTCTTAG
- the EUC1 gene encoding Euc1p (similar to Saccharomyces cerevisiae YMR111C; ancestral locus Anc_2.437): protein MTPSSRDSFSGPNAESHPDNLSQNGKAKTGTKKDSLDSIEFQSFLIDQLAKVQEQNEDLLARIKRLEKEQEEFYISGQKKMETGFKNVKKCTEDVAAMKEVFKEIVGIMTGERVRFIDHAQESITDGDAQRVSSSSLLASNSRQETRARVRQSISDVAALNGIPEFKVEESEVYSGFLSPDIYDDTRRSNNGQQRVFGMGSSEQTQNNGGDSDGNEDVQNNETNSHDLWIPTDSGGTPHVDSATSLSMDSIPNYRMNRAIQSVHDVAREYFEGFPGRPSLMFLERRYGSTWRRSSKERTLFAKRMCIIHKINDIRDNPKKYELPERIHRNQAIKVVENIRLGNNNFKGHNCRLSISQLYTYFSKKMDTLQDYSLELKKRGEPRRNHLMRERMARLERTNAGSESIPTIANHSE, encoded by the coding sequence ATGACACCCTCCTCTCGAGATTCTTTCTCAGGCCCTAATGCTGAATCGCATCCTGATAACTTGTCACAAAATGGTAAGGCTAAAACAGGAACGAAGAAGGATAGTCTAGATAGCATagaatttcaatctttcCTCATAGACCAGTTGGCTAAAGTTCAGGAGCAAAATGAGGACTTGCTGGCTAGAATCAAACGTTTAGAAAAGGAACAGGAAGAGTTTTACATCAGtggtcaaaaaaaaatggaaacaGGATTCAAAAACGTTAAAAAATGTACTGAGGACGTCGCTGCAATGAAAGAAGTATTCAAGGAGATCGTGGGAATCATGACTGGCGAAAGAGTCAGATTTATCGATCATGCACAGGAGAGTATTACAGATGGAGACGCTCAGCGAGTTTCATCGTCAAGTTTGCTGGCGTCGAATTCGAGGCAAGAAACTAGAGCAAGAGTTAGGCAGTCTATTTCTGATGTAGCTGCCCTGAACGGGATTCCTGAATTCAAAGTGGAAGAATCAGAAGTTTATTCGGGGTTTCTTTCTCCAGATATCTATGACGATACACGTCGAAGTAACAATGGACAGCAGCGAGTATTTGGAATGGGCAGCAGTGAGCAAACTCAAAACAACGGTGGTGACTCTGATGGAAATGAGGATGTTCAAAACAATGAGACAAATTCTCACGATTTGTGGATACCGACGGACTCCGGAGGTACTCCTCACGTTGATAGCGCTACTAGTTTATCGATGGATAGCATACCAAACTACAGAATGAACCGAGCCATACAAAGTGTTCATGACGTTGCACGTGAATATTTCGAAGGATTTCCTGGAAGACCATCTCTAATGTTTTTGGAAAGGCGGTACGGTTCAACCTGGAGACGCAGTTCTAAAGAGAGAACATTATTTGCCAAGCGTATGTGTATTATACACAAAATCAATGATATCAGGGACAATCCGAAAAAGTACGAACTGCCAGAAAGAATTCATCGTAATCAGGCTATCAAAGTTGTAGAAAATATTCGGCTCGGAAATAATAACTTCAAAGGCCACAATTGTAGACTGTCAATATCACAGCTATACACctatttttccaaaaagatGGATACACTACAGGATTATTCTTTAGAACTCAAAAAGAGAGGTGAACCTAGAAGAAATCATCTAATGAGGGAAAGAATGGCACGTCTAGAACGGACAAATGCTGGGTCTGAGTCAATACCGACCATAGCGAACCACTCAGAGTAA
- the OCT1 gene encoding metalloendopeptidase (similar to Saccharomyces cerevisiae OCT1 (YKL134C); ancestral locus Anc_2.432), translating into MLKSTFSRNVTGIKNLWNSGYHARFFATEALPYTSFGASHKANGQLRRTFDDLDYWHDANRDNFTAKTVKGKVLSNLTFGGQSQSNAGLFRNPYLKSPDGLRKFSRHSLMQAESALEDMRSDHSKEGLLKYIMRLDQLSDTLCRVIDLCEFIRSSHPDNSYLEAAQACHEEMFEFMNVLNTDVALCDTLKSVLSNTEISSRLSEEEIKVGKLLLEDFEKSGIRMEPDIREQFIALSQQISVVGQDFINNTDYVQSNYLKIKCEDLRKSGLNSLILNQLSQDISGQCYRVPTNGYVAYSILRSCPDDQIRMKVWAAMHSCSEKQIKRLKQLISLRAVLANLMGRKSFAEYQLDGKMAKTPEQVCDFISTLMDNIKPKAADELKFIHNLKNPNLDKKRMAADSVDGILSDVRPWDRDFYSTVHSIQQRRSAADDEQISSYFTLGTVMEGLSDLFQRIYGIRLEPIIAERGETWSPEVRRLNVVSERDGLIGVVYCDLFERQGKTSNPSHFTICCSRQIYPHELDTSTVQMGRNRDGTRFQLPIISLICNFSSATDSTGKSVCLLQLSEVETLFHEMGHAMHSMLGRTRLQNISGTRCVTDFVELPSILMEHFARDSRVLKEIGRHYETGAPIPDSLLQSHIQESNFMQYCETYSQAKMAMLDQELHSEKIVKGLETLDVTNLYQELERKMKVLVDDKSNWCGKFGHLFGYGATYYSYLFDRAIASKIWDELFSKEPYSRKNGEKFIECVLKWGGSRDPWACIADLFDKPELSKGGTRAMEFIGQAQDL; encoded by the coding sequence ATGTTGAAGTCAACATTTTCGAGAAATGTTACAGGtataaaaaatctttggaaCTCTGGATATCATGCTAGATTCTTTGCGACAGAAGCATTGCCTTATACATCATTTGGTGCATCACATAAAGCTAATGGGCAGCTAAGAAGAACTTTTGATGATCTTGATTATTGGCATGATGCGAACAGAGATAACTTTACTGCAAAAACCGTAAAGGGAAAGGTGCTGTCTAACCTCACATTCGGTGGTCAATCGCAATCCAATGCAGGTCTTTTCAGGAACCCATATTTAAAATCCCCAGACGGACTGCGAAAGTTTAGTCGGCATTCACTTATGCAAGCAGAGAGTGCTTTGGAAGATATGAGATCAGATCATTCCAAGGAAGGTCTTTTAAAGTACATTATGAGATTGGATCAACTGAGTGACACATTGTGTAGAGTAATTGATCTATGCGAGTTCATACGATCATCACACCCTGATAACTCCTATTTAGAAGCAGCGCAAGCCTGTCACGAAGAGATGTTTGAGTTCATGAATGTTCTAAATACAGATGTCGCTCTCTGTGACACTTTAAAAAGCGTTTTAAGCAATACAGAAATATCTTCCAGATTGtcagaagaagagattAAGGTGGGGAAACTTCTTCTAGAagactttgaaaaatcaggTATTCGAATGGAGCCAGATATCAGGGAACAGTTCATTGCACTTTCTCAGCAAATAAGTGTTGTGGGACAAGATTTTATAAATAATACAGATTACGTGCAGTCCAAttatttgaagataaaatGCGAggatttgagaaaaagcGGGCTCAATTCTTTAATCCTAAATCAACTATCCCAAGATATTAGTGGGCAATGCTATAGAGTTCCCACAAATGGCTATGTTGCTTACTCTATATTGAGAAGCTGTCCCGATGACCAAATTAGAATGAAGGTCTGGGCGGCGATGCATAGTTGTTCCGAGAAACAGATAAAAAGGTTGAAACAGCTTATAAGTCTTCGAGCTGTGTTAGCAAATCTAATGGGTAGAAAAAGTTTTGCTGAGTATCAGCTGGATGGTAAGATGGCGAAGACGCCTGAACAAGTTTGCGATTTCATTAGTACTCTGATGGATAATATAAAACCCAAGGCTGCTGATGAACTGAAATTTATTcacaatttgaagaatccCAATCTTGATAAAAAGCGGATGGCAGCTGATTCCGTCGATGGCATACTTTCCGACGTTAGACCTTGGGACCGTGATTTTTACAGTACTGTTCATTCCATTCAGCAACGGCGGTCAGCCGCAGATGACGAGCAGATCAGCTCATACTTTACACTCGGTACCGTAATGGAAGGTCTCTCAGActtgtttcaaagaatataCGGAATCAGACTTGAACCAATTATAGCTGAGAGAGGTGAGACGTGGTCACCCGAAGTTAGACGCTTGAATGTTGTATCAGAGAGAGATGGCTTGATCGGTGTGGTATATTGCGATCTTTTCGAACGTCAGGGCAAAACAAGCAACCCATCCCATTTCACCATTTGTTGTTCGAGACAAATATATCCCCATGAACTGGATACATCAACAGTACAAATGGGTAGAAATCGTGATGGCACCCGTTTTCAACTACCCATAATAAGTCTTATTTGCAACTTTTCGTCGGCAACAGATTCTACTGGAAAATCTGTATGCCTCTTGCAATTAAGCGAAGTTGAAACTTTGTTTCATGAGATGGGTCATGCTATGCATTCGATGCTTGGTAGAACACGTCTTCAGAATATTTCGGGTACCCGATGTGTCACAGATTTTGTGGAATTACCAAGTATTCTTATGGAACATTTCGCGCGTGATTCAAGAGTCCTGAAAGAAATAGGACGGCACTACGAAACTGGTGCCCCAATTCCTGACAGTTTGCTACAGTCACATATCcaagaatcaaattttatgCAATATTGCGAAACTTATTCTCAAGCGAAAATGGCAATGTTGGATCAAGAGTTGCACAGTGAAAAGATAGTTAAAGGGCTTGAGACTTTGGATGTCACTAATTTGTATCAAGAATTagagagaaaaatgaaagttcTAGTTGATGACAAGAGCAATTGGTGTGGCAAATTTGGACATCTATTCGGGTACGGTGCAACATATTACAGTTATCTGTTTGATCGCGCTATAGCGTCAAAGATTTGGGATGAGCTTTTTTCGAAAGAACCTTACAgtagaaaaaatggagaGAAATTCATTGAATGTGTCCTGAAGTGGGGAGGCTCGAGAGATCCTTGGGCTTGTATTGCCGACCTTTTTGATAAACCAGAACTGTCGAAAGGAGGAACAAGAGCTATGGAGTTTATTGGGCAGGCTCAAGATTTATAA
- a CDS encoding uncharacterized protein (similar to Saccharomyces cerevisiae YKL133C and YMR115W; ancestral locus Anc_2.433) translates to MTFQPWTNKSTMKKVSHRIREVTLPKIYPAVMFRLASRQPSIKQLRKALITVPFDSRRLLHHDAVLRNTSSLFQSQMRQKNDKLQKLVLSLVGLSAVSYGLWYYYWPHHTFPPSVAATLRKGIWAESDKQQYDYQKALKFYIEAIEECQKLSMDPITDEYTGIELKIAEMYEKLNLMEQANSVYLELLYRYFDALNTPGKVPEDKRPDMIRRDLRVLIKSLEVQSLDVNKDASITKRNLLAHLLLAQEEVLSRSPELKEFFESRKQKANNMFQGKAHDASDFKTFVNTDNIKFNDDGYMILDLKKNSSAWEPFKEEFFTARDLYTAFCLSAKDISAALSCKMTTVEWMVMADMPPGQILLSQANLGSLLYLQGEKFEAEIFKAEGKRKEIVADQGDQESDNLIKSLRYLRRNRDICLKMASKCYDSVVQFAKKNNKLRFNMKDQLDPSISQAIALSTYGLGVLNLHQGVLAEAEKLLKDSMAMAKEIDFDELLKEAQNELKKTAKLKLEKQSPALEINQ, encoded by the coding sequence ATGACCTTTCAACCATGGACAAATAAGTCAACGATGAAAAAGGTATCACATAGAATCCGAGAAGTAACACTCCCCAAAATCTACCCAGCAGTAATGTTCAGACTAGCCAGCAGGCAGCCTTCGATAAAGCAATTGAGAAAGGCTCTAATTACTGTGCCATTTGATAGTAGGCGGTTATTGCACCATGATGCCGTTTTAAGGAACACTAGTTCTTTATTTCAAAGTCAAATGCGTCAGAAAAACGAcaaacttcaaaaattggtGTTGTCTTTGGTAGGACTATCGGCTGTTTCCTATGGATTGTGGTATTACTACTGGCCACATCACACTTTTCCACCGTCTGTAGCTGCCACATTGAGGAAGGGCATTTGGGCTGAATCTGATAAGCAGCAATAtgattatcaaaaagctcTCAAATTTTATATAGAGGCAATAGAGGAGTGCCAAAAGCTTAGCATGGATCCGATTACTGATGAGTACACCGGAATTGAGTTAAAAATCGCCGAGATGTATGAGAAGTTAAATTTAATGGAACAGGCTAATTCGGTGTATTTAGAGCTTTTATATCGTTACTTTGATGCTCTAAACACACCAGGTAAGGTTCCAGAAGATAAAAGACCAGATATGATCAGAAGAGATCTGAGAGTTTTGATTAAATCTCTCGAGGTTCAATCTTTAGACGTCAATAAAGATGCCAGCATTACCAAAAGAAATCTTCTGGCACATTTACTATTAGCCCAAGAAGAGGTCTTGAGCAGGTCTCCGGAACTTAAAGAGTTTTTCGAGAGTAGGAAGCAGAAGGCCAATAACATGTTTCAAGGTAAAGCGCATGACGCATCTGATTTCAAAACGTTTGTCAATACAGAtaatatcaaattcaatgatGACGGATACATGATTTtagatttgaagaaaaatagcAGTGCCTGGGAGCCTTTCAAGGAAGAATTCTTCACGGCCAGAGACTTGTACACTGCTTTCTGTTTGTCTGCCAAGGATATCTCAGCCGCTTTAAGCTGCAAAATGACCACCGTAGAATGGATGGTTATGGCAGATATGCCACCGGGCCAAATATTGCTGTCCCAAGCAAATCTAGGATCCCTTCTTTATCTAcaaggtgaaaaattcgaagctgaaatattcaaagcAGAAGGGAAACgcaaagaaattgttgCTGACCAAGGTGATCAAGAAAGTGATAATTTAATAAAATCTCTTCGCTATCTCCGCAGGAATAGAGATATTTGTTTAAAAATGGCCAGCAAATGTTACGATAGTGTTGTGCAGTTCGCCaagaaaaacaataaaTTAAGGTTTAATATGAAAGATCAGCTGGATCCCTCTATCTCACAGGCTATTGCTCTGTCCACATATGGATTGGGTGTATTAAATTTACATCAAGGTGTGCTAGCAGAAGCTGAGAAACTGCTTAAAGATTCAATGGCGATGGCCAAAGAAATTGACTTTGATGAGCTACTGAAAGAAGCGCAgaatgaattgaagaaaacagcTAAACTaaaattggaaaagcaATCACCAGCTTTAGAAATAAATCAATAA
- the SHE2 gene encoding She2p (similar to Saccharomyces cerevisiae SHE2 (YKL130C); ancestral locus Anc_2.438) encodes MTTVVATTGIVNNLHEICKVFAKYISDYIRFLNKFIGHLRKVATLRFERTTLIKYVKKLRFLHDTLTSYDVYSDINIDGETALANEILPMASFYLKIVELLDMLNFYLTQSLQKEIISKTLNNDLTLPEESISTIEDCYNHFVKFAEWMIESLDIGTPFLQIEVIQFAKKCAIEDNVDLESTNDIFLQEVAPVEDSEEYDNLSKEWSLLLEEKTLALDIHFVQILNHWSEKFDKKKDAK; translated from the coding sequence ATGACTACTGTAGTAGCAACAACTGGAATAGTAAACAATCTGCATGAGATTTGCAAGGTTTTCgcaaaatatatttcaGATTATATCCGCTTTTTGAACAAGTTTATTGGTCACTTACGGAAAGTAGCTACTCTGAGGTTTGAGAGAACGACGTTAATCAAATATGTCAAAAAATTAAGGTTCTTGCATGATACCTTGACGAGTTACGATGTCTACTCAGACATAAATATTGATGGCGAGACAGCATTGGCAAATGAAATCTTGCCTATGGCATCTTTCTACTTGAAGATCGTTGAACTTTTAGATATGCTGAATTTCTACTTGACACAATCATTGCAGAAAGAAATCATCTCGAAAACCTTGAATAATGACTTGACCCTACCAGAGGAATCCATATCCACTATTGAGGACTGCTACAATCATTTTGTCAAGTTTGCCGAGTGGATGATTGAATCATTAGACATTGGAACcccttttcttcaaattgaagtAATACAGTTTGCTAAGAAATGCGCAATTGAAGATAACGTAGATCTTGAAAGCACGAATGATATATTCCTGCAAGAAGTGGCTCCTGTGGAGGATTCTGAGGAATATGATAATCTCTCCAAAGAGTGGTCATTACTtttagaagaaaagacaCTTGCACTCGATATTCATTTCGTtcagattttgaatcactggagtgaaaaattcgataaaaagaaagacGCTAAATGA
- a CDS encoding putative peptide hydrolase (similar to Saccharomyces cerevisiae YMR114C; ancestral locus Anc_2.434) has protein sequence MCGRYALAFDSNEIAAQFKAYNLEVRPELAKDEYHSRSYNVAPTNDGVVYRTKDKELRYMKWGLVPHWTENVSEFKTYRTFNARLENLQESRMWIQCCNRKRCAIPISGYYEWKTQGKAKYPYYIKRKDNKLMFLAGMYDYVEKEDLWTYTIVTAEAPHELSWLHARMPIVIVPGSDAWDAWMNPKKVEWSTNGLNSICAAHYDNNALTIYRVSEDVGKVQNNGEHLIKPIFREDRIKAEIRREDESNELPVEEEYERDQTFKDEKKGSSKVPENLEKEAKAAKLKEEASVKEEDNPSGENELYEEKADQPKHALRGASRGQKSSMNEDTGSESNKTGPFATRIRKNSNGAKRLRRDIKTELKEASAKKRRK, from the coding sequence ATGTGTGGAAGATACGCACTTGCGTTCGACAGCAACGAGATTGCCGCACAATTCAAAGCTTACAACTTGGAAGTCCGTCCAGAATTGGCAAAAGATGAGTATCACTCAAGGAGTTACAATGTTGCACCAACTAATGACGGAGTTGTATACCGTACAAAGGACAAGGAACTGAGGTATATGAAGTGGGGTCTCGTGCCGCATTGGACCGAAAACGTCTCTGAATTCAAAACCTATAGAACGTTCAATGCTCGTTTGGAGAATCTACAAGAGAGCAGGATGTGGATCCAGTGTTGCAATAGAAAACGGTGTGCTATACCTATCAGCGGGTATTATGAATGGAAAACCCAAGGGAAGGCCAAATATCCTTACTACataaagagaaaagataATAAACTTATGTTTTTGGCCGGGATGTATGACTATGTGGAAAAGGAGGATTTATGGACATACACAATTGTAACGGCAGAAGCCCCACATGAGCTCTCTTGGCTCCATGCTCGTATGCCGATCGTTATAGTGCCTGGGTCGGATGCGTGGGATGCTTGGATGAATCCCAAGAAGGTTGAGTGGTCAACTAACGGGCTGAATTCTATTTGCGCAGCCCACTATGACAATAACGCTCTGACAATTTATAGGGTAAGTGAGGATGTTGGCAAGGTGCAGAATAATGGTGAGCATTTGATCAAACCAATTTTTAGAGAGGATCGTATCAAAGCAGAAATAAGGAGAGAGGATGAATCGAACGAGTTACCAGtagaagaagaatatgaaagGGATCAAACGttcaaagatgagaaaaagGGTAGCTCAAAAGTACctgaaaatcttgaaaaagaagcaaaagCTGCTAAACTCAAAGAAGAGGCATCTGTTAAGGAAGAAGACAATCCTTCCGGAGAGAATGAGCTATATGAAGAGAAAGCCGATCAACCAAAACATGCACTACGCGGTGCTAGTCGTGGACAAAAAAGCTCTATGAATGAAGATACCGGCAGCGAAAGTAACAAGACAGGACCTTTCGCAACCCGAATCCGTAAGAATTCCAATGGAGCAAAGAGACTTAGGAGAGATATTAAGACTGAATTAAAAGAGGCCTCTGCTAAGAAGAGACGCAAGTAA